Proteins co-encoded in one Stomoxys calcitrans chromosome 5, idStoCalc2.1, whole genome shotgun sequence genomic window:
- the LOC106087983 gene encoding uncharacterized protein CG5098, which produces MFAGIDDEQSSHLNVKGDTSTANKKSNPGNNNAGDVSVTEKTLQTKAAVKCTEYALPSTTINCSSPLNEKSMDEKIVSKSIQNKLPPRRPSISIEQQMNHAPEIQNDFKSSGPHLSKPISMQKHDNTNDTNLNANTLSNNKNKSAGNNKKQSNDTKMDTITKAKSKHKKNMRNETVHGSMKWKQQKFKTRHLGNCSSSDHDNEPDEKVQHSRDMEIKYRSPFILIKSDGQVSIVNTPSFDECADKTNKLKKTGSYERKNARGTYSSTLSNKYDADTADSTWICVFCKRGPHKKGLGDLFGPYYVAVDCDDYKHTANMNMTNSTSESKHSYIGTPTNYVNNVSPYSKKVTANQTVYEPIVVEKFGGYRTLEDDLKSIRQNGIHNAMPNNIEVWFHEDCGVWAPNLFLAGSRLVGLESAIWNSSFHKCILCEKMGATICCLERECEETVHLVCARENAWVLDESKLWSHCAKHA; this is translated from the coding sequence atgttTGCCGGAATTGATGATGAACAGTCCTCCCATTTAAATGTTAAGGGAGATACATCCACTGCAAACAAGAAATCCAATCCTGGAAATAACAATGCCGGAGATGTCAGTGTGACCGAAAAAACTTTGCAGACGAAGGCTGCAGTCAAGTGCACTGAATATGCTCTCCCATCTACAACAATTAATTGTTCAAGTCCATTAAATGAAAAATCAATGGATGAAAAAATTGTTTCCAAATCCATACAAAATAAGCTACCACCTAGAAGACCTTCTATCAGCATTGAGCAGCAAATGAACCATGCGCCCGAGatacaaaatgattttaaatcaAGTGGTCCACACCTCTCCAAGCCGATATCAATGCAAAAGCACGACAATACGAATGATACAAATTTAAATGCCAATACGCTAtctaataacaaaaacaaaagtgcagggaataacaaaaaacaatccAACGATACTAAAATGGACACCATTACAAAGgcaaaatcaaaacataaaaaaaatatgagaaaTGAGACAGTACATGGATCCATGAAATGGAAACAACAAAAGTTTAAAACTCGGCATTTAGGTAACTGCTCATCCTCTGACCATGATAATGAACCAGATGAAAAAGTTCAACATTCCAGAGACATGGAGATTAAGTACCGATCTCCATTTATCTTAATAAAGAGTGATGGCCAAGTTAGCATCGTAAATACGCCTAGTTTCGATGAATGCGCAGATAAAACAAATAAGCTAAAAAAAACCGGCAGTTATGAACGAAAGAACGCTAGAGGTACATATTCTTCGACACTTAGTAATAAATATGACGCCGATACGGCAGATTCAACATGGATATGTGTATTTTGCAAACGTGGTCCACATAAGAAAGGTCTTGGCGATCTGTTTGGTCCTTATTATGTGGCTGTAGATTGCGATGACTATAAACATACAGCAAACATGAACATGACCAATTCCACAAGTGAATCAAAACACTCATACATTGGGACACCAACTAACTACGTTAATAATGTTTCTCCCTACTCAAAAAAAGTGACCGCAAATCAGACAGTATACGAACCAATTGTGGTAGAAAAATTTGGTGGCTATAGAACTTTGGAAGATGACTTGAAATCAATACGGCAAAATGGTATTCATAACGCAATGCCCAATAATATTGAAGTATGGTTCCACGAGGATTGCGGTGTGTGGGCTCCAAATCTTTTTTTAGCTGGTTCGCGACTTGTGGGTCTTGAAAGCGCCATTTGGAACAGTTCATTTCATAAATGCATACTGTGCGAAAAAATGGGCGCTACTATCTGCTGTCTGGAAAGAGAATGTGAAGAAACTGTGCATCTAGTTTGTGCTCGTGAAAATGCATGGGTCTTAGACGAGAGTAAATTGTGGTCTCACTGTGCGAAACATGCGTGA
- the LOC131997914 gene encoding uncharacterized protein CG5098-like has translation MSGPLLQRPWPKEADSTKSYKNKQKSSELNVGNSDFTSESKAIKSPDKRRFEEVEIKLEEMFAGIDDEQSSHLNVKGDTSTANKKSNPGNNNAGDVSVTEKTLQTKAAVKCTEYALPSTTINCSSPLNEKSMDEKIVSKSIQNKLPPRRPSISIEQQMNHAPEIQNDFKSSGPHLSKPISMQKHDNTNDTNLNANTLSNNKNKSAGNNKKQSNDTKMDTITKAKSKHKKNMRNETVHGSMKWKQQKFKTRHLGNCSSSDHDNEPDEKVQHSRDMEIKYRSPFILIKSDGQVSIVNTPSFDECADKTNKLKKTGSYERKNARGTYSSTLSNKYDADTADSTWICVFCKRGPHKKGLGDLFGPYYVAVDCDDYKHTANMNMTNSTSESKHSYIGTPTNYVNNVSPYSKKVTANQTVYEPIVVEKFGGYRTLEDDLKSIRQNGIHNAMPNNIEVWFHEDCGVWAPNLFLAGSRLVGLESAIWNSSFHKCILCEKMGATICCLERECEETVHLVCARENAWVLDESKLWSHCAKHA, from the coding sequence ATGAGTGGCCCCCTTCTTCAGAGGCCTTGGCCAAAAGAGGCAGATTCTACTAAATCATATAAAAATAAGCAGAAATCATCTGAATTGAACGTTGGTAATTCTGACTTCACCTCTGAAAGTAAAGCAATAAAATCGCCCGACAAAAGGCGCTTTGAAGAGGTTGAgataaaattggaagaaatgttTGCCGGAATTGATGATGAACAGTCCTCCCATTTAAATGTTAAGGGAGATACATCCACTGCAAACAAGAAATCCAATCCTGGAAATAACAATGCCGGAGATGTCAGTGTGACCGAAAAAACTTTGCAGACGAAGGCTGCAGTCAAGTGCACTGAATATGCTCTCCCATCTACAACAATTAATTGTTCAAGTCCATTAAATGAAAAATCAATGGATGAAAAAATTGTTTCCAAATCCATACAAAATAAGCTACCACCTAGAAGACCTTCTATCAGCATTGAGCAGCAAATGAACCATGCGCCCGAGatacaaaatgattttaaatcaAGTGGTCCACACCTCTCCAAGCCGATATCAATGCAAAAGCACGACAATACGAATGATACAAATTTAAATGCCAATACGCTAtctaataacaaaaacaaaagtgcagggaataacaaaaaacaatccAACGATACTAAAATGGACACCATTACAAAGgcaaaatcaaaacataaaaaaaatatgagaaaTGAGACAGTACATGGATCCATGAAATGGAAACAACAAAAGTTTAAAACTCGGCATTTAGGTAACTGCTCATCCTCTGACCATGATAATGAACCAGATGAAAAAGTTCAACATTCCAGAGACATGGAGATTAAGTACCGATCTCCATTTATCTTAATAAAGAGTGATGGCCAAGTTAGCATCGTAAATACGCCTAGTTTCGATGAATGCGCAGATAAAACAAATAAGCTAAAAAAAACCGGCAGTTATGAACGAAAGAACGCTAGAGGTACATATTCTTCGACACTTAGTAATAAATATGACGCCGATACGGCAGATTCAACATGGATATGTGTATTTTGCAAACGTGGTCCACATAAGAAAGGTCTTGGCGATCTGTTTGGTCCTTATTATGTGGCTGTAGATTGCGATGACTATAAACATACAGCAAACATGAACATGACCAATTCCACAAGTGAATCAAAACACTCATACATTGGGACACCAACTAACTACGTTAATAATGTTTCTCCCTACTCAAAAAAAGTGACCGCAAATCAGACAGTATACGAACCAATTGTGGTAGAAAAATTTGGTGGCTATAGAACTTTGGAAGATGACTTGAAATCAATACGGCAAAATGGTATTCATAACGCAATGCCCAATAATATTGAAGTATGGTTCCACGAGGATTGCGGTGTGTGGGCTCCAAATCTTTTTTTAGCTGGTTCGCGACTTGTGGGTCTTGAAAGCGCCATTTGGAACAGTTCATTTCATAAATGCATACTGTGCGAAAAAATGGGCGCTACTATCTGCTGTCTGGAAAGAGAATGTGAAGAAACTGTGCATCTAGTTTGTGCTCGTGAAAATGCATGGGTCTTAGACGAGAGTAAATTGTGGTCTCACTGTGCGAAACATGCGTGA
- the LOC106087987 gene encoding alpha-ketoglutarate dehydrogenase component 4, translated as MVFRTLVVQGAKRVPLIKFRKGGYPGMTAGGDSGSNQASSYQQSPYMVDVKNHSPNAIEDWELPPRYWRKPISVDEMEYINRGGPA; from the exons ATGGTTTTCCGTACTTTAGTTGTGCAGGGAGCAAAACGGGTTCCTTTGATTAAGTTTCGAAAAGGAGGTTACCCGGGTATGACAGCTGGCGGTGACTCCGGATCGAATCAGGCGAGTTCATATCAACAATCTCCTTATATGGTGGACGTTAAAAAT CACTCTCCGAATGCAATTGAAGATTGGGAATTGCCTCCACGATATTGGCGCAAACCTATCAGTGTAGATGAGATGGAATATATTAACCGCGGAGGGCCAGCTTAG